Part of the Leclercia sp. AS011 genome is shown below.
AAGCCAGCACCGGCGGAGTGCTGCTGCTGTGCCTGATCGCGGGCACCCTGACGTGGCATGCGGTGGAATGGGTGATTGAACGCCAGGTGTCGAAGAGCACGGGGGAGTTTCGTCAGATGTCCCTGCTGGCGCAGCTCTACCAGCACGCGTTAATTGAAGGCCAGCAGACGCTGGAGGGGATCCCGCTGGACAGCGCCGGTGGACAAGTACAAACCTGGACCAGCCCCTCCGGAAAGGCGTTTCTGGCAACGTTACCGATCCTGTTAAGCGCCTCCGATCGCTACCGTAAGCTGCTGGAAAGCGGTACGGAGCAGAATTTACGCGACAACATCAGCGCGCGGGAAGGCGGGCTGCTGGGCTACTACAAAGCCTGGCTTGAAGCGCGTGAAGAGGTGCATAAACAGTACCTCGCTTACTACAACGACGAGATGGATATCAGTGAAACGGTACGGCTTGAGCAGGCCAAAGCCTGGCAACGCTATGAACGTTCCTTAGAGGCGAAGCGCCTGAAAACCTGGAACGTCCCGCGACGTTATTACGCTACCGTGCGCAATCAGGTTCGCGGCCAGGGTGTTCCCGTCAGCAATGACTGGTCGCCGTCAGATCGTTCCGGCTTTAACGCCGCAGTAGCGAAAGCTGCGCGACAGAAGTACCTCGCCCAGCGGACCGTGGTTTACAAAGGCGTGACTATTCCTAAGCGACTCGACTGGGGCGTCTTCTTCCGCCTGAACGTGGTGCAAAAAGCATTACGTGAAACGCTGCTGCTTCCGGCAAATACGCTGGTTCGGGAGGAGTATCCGCTAACTGACAAGTTGAAAAGCTTCGCCCTTGAGCTGCACACGCCCCACCTTGACGAGGCGGTGAAGCGGCAATTACCTGAGCTGCGGGCGGCTGTAGCAAGCTATAGCGCCGGTGGGGTCAATGAAAAGCTGGGTGAAGATGCTGCCCGGGCGGTGATTGTGCCGCCCATTGCGCTGATGTTCTCTCTGGCGGGGGCGCTCACGCACCTGGCAAAACTGCTCTATTTACTCCTCGTTCCCCTGACGGCGGCAATCTTAACCCGTCGCGCCTCGCGCCCGGTGCGGTTCCTGAATCGCCACCCGCTGGCCTTCCCCGTGGCATTGATTGCGGCTCTGGTGGTCACGTTCGGCGTCATCAATAACAGCATCACGGGATCCGTGGCTTATCAGAACCTGAAAGACGGTTTAGCGGGCGCCAAAATTTCCATTACCGATGAACCCTTACCACTCAGTGGCGGAGCGGTATTGCGGGTGGTGCATGCCGTCAGTATCGGACAGAGCTACAGCTATCCGGTCAATCAATATCTGCGCGAACATGTACTGCAGGGCTTTGATTTCGGCTATGTGACCCGCGACGAGTAGCTGCGCGGCGGACATCACCCTGTTATACCCCCGCTATCCTGCCCACCATCACCCGTAACGCTTCCCGCGTGAGCGGCTGCCGGTCGGTGACAAAATGCAGGGTCATCCCTTCAATGAAGGCGTCCAGCGCGCGGGCGGTGATCGGATCGAACCACTGCTCCAGCGTCGTCTGGCTGGTTTTCATCCAGTCCTGCATCACGGTTTTTAACGAGGGGCTGCGGTTCATAAAGGCATAAAGCTGGTACATCAGCTCCATGTTATGCGGCGTGGTGACCTGGGAGCTGTAAATCAGGGTGGTGATGGACTCACAGGCCATCTCCGGCCCCGTCACCCCGGCAAAGAACTCGCGGTACTGGACCGACATCTGCTGCGTAAACCAGGTGAAGGCCTCTTCAAGCAGCGCATCCATGCCGGAAAAATAGTAGGTCATCGACCCCAGCGGCACCCCGGCGCAGCTGGCGATTTTGCGATGGGTGACGGCGTTGAGACCATGCTCAGCGATGGTGTCGAGGGTAGCCTGCAATATCCGTTCCCGCCGTTGCGGATCGTTGGGTCGTCTGTTCATTTTTACCTCAGCGCATTTATGTACAAATGTACACAAACTTGCTAGTGTTGTCTTCTATGTTGTCCTTCTGGTAACGAACCCATGACCGTCATCTCACCGCGCAAACTTCTGCAACGCCGCCTGTGGGCGCTGTTTATGTTCTTCTTTATCCCCGGC
Proteins encoded:
- a CDS encoding TetR/AcrR family transcriptional regulator; this translates as MNRRPNDPQRRERILQATLDTIAEHGLNAVTHRKIASCAGVPLGSMTYYFSGMDALLEEAFTWFTQQMSVQYREFFAGVTGPEMACESITTLIYSSQVTTPHNMELMYQLYAFMNRSPSLKTVMQDWMKTSQTTLEQWFDPITARALDAFIEGMTLHFVTDRQPLTREALRVMVGRIAGV